TCCAGCCTGGCCTGGCACAAACGGATGCACGCGGGTGGCTGGGTCGGCATCCACTGGCCGAAGGAGTACGGGGGGCGGGGTGCCAGCCTGATCGAGCAGATGATCTTCACCGAGGAGCTGATCGCAGCCGGGGCCCCGCCCGGGGTCAACACCATCGGCCTGGCGATGGTGGGCCCCGCGGTCATCCGCCACGGGACGGAGACGCAGCGGCAGAGCTGGCTCCGCGCGATCCTGTCCGCCGACGAGATCTGGTGCCAGGGGTTCTCGGAGCCCGGCGCCGGGAGCGACCTGGCCAACCTGTCTACCCGGGCCATCGAGGATGGCGATAGCTTTGTCATCTCAGGCCAGAAGGTCTGGACTTCAAACGCCCACCGCTCCCACGCCTGCATCCTGCTCGCGCTCACCGATCTCGCAGCCCCGAGGCATAGGGGGATCTCCTGCTTCCGCGTGGACATGCAGAGCCCGGGCATCACCATCCGGCCGCTGGTCCAGATCACCGGCGACGCCGAGTTCAACGAGGTGTTCTTGGACCAGGTGCGTGTGCCGAAGACGAACCTCGTCGGGGCGAAGAACGCGGGGTGGAAGGTGGCCATCACGATCCTCATGTACGAGCGGATGGCCGTCGGGAGTACCGTGATCCTCCACCACTACATCCAGCGCCTGCTGGCCCTGGCCCGGCGCCAGCCGCGCGACGGCGGCGCTGCCGCCGATCCCGTCCTCCGCCAGGAGCTCGCTCAGATCTACCTCGAGGGACGGCTTCTCCGCCTCACCGGGTTGCGCTACCTGACCCGGCAACTCCGAGGCGAGCCCCCAGGGCCGGAGGGATCCGTGCTCAAGCTGGCGCTGACCGACACCTACCGGAAGCTGGCCGAGGCGGCGACCCGCATCGTGGGGCCGTACCACCAGCTCTGGAAGGGAACCGACCGGGCGCCGGAGGGCGGCCGCTGGGCGTTTCAGGCGCTCTTCGCGCTCCGATTCGGGATCGCCGGCGGCACGACCGAGATCCAGAAGAACATCGTCGGTGAGCGGATGCTCGGTCTGCCCAAGGGCTAGCCATGGCCTGGGCCCCTCCCTTCTGGCTCCGCAGGCTCGACCTCGTCAGGGAGGAGTATGCGCAGGCCCCGGAACCCGAGATGACGCCGGAGCACAGGTTTCGGCTTGCGAGCGAGCTGATGGTTTTCGCGCTCAGCAGCCTGCGGCGCCAAGCCGAAGAAGACGGGTGCTCCGTAAGCGAATTGTTGTTCATGTACGAACGGGCTACAGCCCGCATGCGCGCCCGTGCCGCCTGAGCCGTTCCCGGCCAGCCCTGACCAGCTCCGCCAGATCCTGCTTGGATTCGTCGACCTACTGGAAGCACGGCGAGTTCAGTATATGGTGATCGGCGCCATGGCAGTAGCGATGTGGGGCCAACCTCGGGCGACGGCCGATATCGACTTCACCGTTCTAACTGACCCCGATGGGCTCGACATTCTCGGCCGGGACGCGGAACATCTCGGGTTTTTGATTGATCAGCAGTGGCTCGAGTGGCACCCGCTCCAGCGAGGCCAGCAGATCCGCCTAAAGAGCGGGGATTTCCTTATCGATATTGTCCGGCCGATGGACCAGCATCAGGAGGAAGCGCTCCGCCGAAGCCGGGCGCTGGAGATCGGCGGCCGGAACGTGTGGTTTGCATCGCCCGAAGACCTGATCCTGATGAAGCTGAAGGCCGGGCGCCCCCGCGACTTCGAGGACGCGATTTCGGTGCTCGCCAGACAACGCGACAAACTGGACGAGCGGTACATGACGGACTGGGCCTGGAGGATTGGCGCCTACGACGAGCTCGCGTACATCCTGCGGGGAGGAACCGTTGGATTTGGATAAGGTTCTCGAGGCGGCCATCGAGGCGGCGCGGGCGGCCGGGGAGATCGCCCTCAAGTACTACCGGGGCGGCTTCGACGTCGTCGTCAAGCCCGACCAGAGCCCGGTCACGCAGGCGGATCGCGAGGCCGAGCAGATCATCATCCGCGCCCTCAGCTCGGCCTTC
This Candidatus Rokuibacteriota bacterium DNA region includes the following protein-coding sequences:
- a CDS encoding acyl-CoA dehydrogenase family protein — encoded protein: MDFSYGEREEGFRRELREWLAANLAEHRRVFPPSDDELTLHPDRSFDSSLAWHKRMHAGGWVGIHWPKEYGGRGASLIEQMIFTEELIAAGAPPGVNTIGLAMVGPAVIRHGTETQRQSWLRAILSADEIWCQGFSEPGAGSDLANLSTRAIEDGDSFVISGQKVWTSNAHRSHACILLALTDLAAPRHRGISCFRVDMQSPGITIRPLVQITGDAEFNEVFLDQVRVPKTNLVGAKNAGWKVAITILMYERMAVGSTVILHHYIQRLLALARRQPRDGGAAADPVLRQELAQIYLEGRLLRLTGLRYLTRQLRGEPPGPEGSVLKLALTDTYRKLAEAATRIVGPYHQLWKGTDRAPEGGRWAFQALFALRFGIAGGTTEIQKNIVGERMLGLPKG